One stretch of Halobaculum marinum DNA includes these proteins:
- a CDS encoding DUF7539 family protein, with translation MDETDRQLVHEVRSQLDEWTTSARSEAYTELFEGTDPILSTEELRLLDAVDSLLERHGGDGVWGTDQYGVHADVAGDATDSLGVVCVYHPQVTRDSVLRGVDDLDDATEERINAALWTYAERVTDIIERELDAYLGRE, from the coding sequence ATGGACGAAACAGACCGGCAACTCGTACACGAGGTTCGTTCCCAGCTCGACGAGTGGACCACCAGCGCCCGCAGCGAGGCGTACACCGAACTGTTCGAGGGGACCGACCCGATCCTCTCGACGGAGGAACTCCGGCTGCTCGACGCGGTCGACTCCCTGTTGGAGCGCCACGGCGGCGACGGCGTCTGGGGGACCGACCAGTACGGCGTGCACGCCGACGTCGCCGGCGACGCGACCGACTCGCTGGGCGTCGTCTGCGTCTACCACCCGCAGGTGACGAGGGACTCGGTGCTCCGGGGCGTCGACGACCTCGACGACGCCACCGAAGAGCGGATCAACGCGGCGCTGTGGACGTACGCCGAGCGCGTCACGGACATCATCGAGCGCGAACTCGACGCGTACCTCGGGCGAGAGTAG